Proteins from one Paenibacillus sp. J23TS9 genomic window:
- a CDS encoding helix-turn-helix domain-containing protein — protein MSEFLALVGARIKQLRVQKGLSQARLAELAELQDSYIGGVERGNRNISLNSLEKIMSALGADPVEALKFGRLDEVADLDGEMEKQEIMDIHLSLLRDRSLPEIRLVQRMAKDMFDTFDRKAEHES, from the coding sequence ATGTCTGAATTCTTGGCGCTGGTAGGCGCGAGGATCAAGCAGTTAAGAGTACAGAAGGGACTGTCGCAGGCCAGGCTAGCGGAGTTGGCCGAGCTTCAGGATTCGTATATCGGGGGCGTGGAGAGGGGTAACCGGAACATCTCTCTGAATTCACTGGAAAAAATCATGTCGGCCCTGGGGGCCGACCCGGTAGAGGCGCTTAAGTTTGGTAGATTGGACGAGGTCGCAGATTTGGACGGAGAAATGGAAAAACAGGAAATCATGGACATTCACTTGTCCCTGCTCCGGGACCGGAGCCTGCCGGAAATCAGGCTGGTGCAGCGGATGGCGAAGGACATGTTCGACACGTTTGACAGGAAAGCAGAGCACGAATCGTGA
- a CDS encoding DUF960 family protein → MAKLTFAPRAATKGIWDNLPHELPFILFKFIDAQLDQDLEMDYLQIFELSMEDFKGQKVQHIIHRQEQPERRTEYTLGGIENPVDLTVWIVDEGIHAHILLPEEY, encoded by the coding sequence ATGGCAAAACTCACTTTCGCTCCGCGTGCGGCGACCAAAGGAATTTGGGACAACCTTCCGCATGAATTGCCGTTCATCTTGTTCAAATTTATTGATGCACAGTTGGACCAGGACCTGGAGATGGACTACCTGCAAATCTTCGAATTGTCGATGGAGGACTTCAAGGGGCAGAAGGTTCAGCATATCATTCACCGCCAGGAGCAGCCTGAAAGACGCACCGAGTACACCCTTGGCGGCATCGAAAATCCCGTCGACCTCACCGTATGGATCGTTGACGAGGGCATTCACGCCCACATTCTGCTGCCAGAAGAATACTGA
- a CDS encoding TIR domain-containing protein → MANRTGTYVAFDGFGETDPTKSDFKYYATLQAWSANKNIEFSLTNSHEKTDAVRDTSKRATLYARIQARLRASKNMFVVLTSKTRYTGSVLTYEIEQAIDTYKIPLIIAYPEYSSILHVESLSNLWPKALADRINSTGIEAIHIPFAKDCILNAITRFHVNGEHLSGGKDYYNRETQVKWGLIR, encoded by the coding sequence ATGGCTAATCGGACAGGAACCTATGTCGCTTTTGATGGTTTTGGAGAAACAGACCCTACAAAGTCTGACTTTAAATACTATGCCACACTTCAAGCATGGAGTGCGAACAAAAATATCGAATTTTCGCTGACTAACAGTCACGAAAAAACGGATGCGGTGCGTGATACAAGTAAACGGGCAACATTGTATGCGCGTATTCAAGCAAGGCTGAGAGCATCAAAAAACATGTTCGTCGTCCTTACGAGTAAGACGCGTTATACCGGAAGTGTTTTAACCTATGAGATCGAACAAGCAATAGACACATACAAAATTCCACTTATTATCGCCTATCCCGAATATTCATCCATTCTGCATGTGGAGAGCCTCAGTAATCTTTGGCCAAAGGCACTTGCCGACCGTATAAATAGTACAGGTATAGAGGCAATCCATATCCCATTTGCTAAAGATTGCATTTTGAATGCCATCACTCGTTTCCATGTGAACGGTGAGCATCTTAGCGGAGGGAAGGATTATTACAACCGTGAAACACAAGTCAAATGGGGTCTGATCCGGTAA
- the dcm gene encoding DNA (cytosine-5-)-methyltransferase, whose translation MKTFKNTEFAHIRESMGYSVREVAGLLGKSERTIYRWEKGESLPEENLLRELKTIYDVRSGQHSENANFKFIDLFAGIGGLRKAFESIGGKCVFTSEWDLACRKTYQANYDCDHPVNGDIRDVDLDNMPQYDVLVAGFPCQPFSIAGVSKKNSLGRPHGFHDATQGTLFFDVAQMIEHHRPKAFLLENVKNLLSHDKGNTFKVIMRTLQEELGYHVDFRVIDAKHFVPQHRERIFIVGFRDDVGFAFKHMMFPQSGPKLGSILHQENGTEEPEPPYTEAPEGRVADKYTLSDRLWEYLQNYAEKHRAKGNGFGYGLFGPEDIARTLSARYYKDGSEILIRQEGRNPRRLTPRECARLMGFDKPGQQSFVIPVSDTQAYKQFGNSVAVPVVEAVAAHMLPYIFKVMRTAKDTDQVEMLFEKAEAYV comes from the coding sequence ATGAAAACATTCAAGAATACCGAATTTGCCCACATAAGAGAGTCAATGGGTTATTCTGTAAGAGAAGTTGCGGGATTGCTTGGGAAAAGCGAGCGTACCATCTACCGATGGGAAAAAGGCGAATCTTTACCTGAGGAAAACTTGCTCCGGGAGCTTAAAACTATCTACGATGTGCGTTCAGGCCAACATTCAGAGAACGCCAACTTCAAGTTCATAGATCTTTTTGCAGGTATTGGGGGTTTACGAAAGGCATTTGAATCGATAGGTGGCAAGTGTGTGTTTACGAGTGAGTGGGATTTGGCTTGCAGAAAAACCTATCAGGCCAATTACGATTGCGATCATCCGGTAAATGGCGATATTCGTGATGTTGATCTGGACAATATGCCTCAATACGATGTGTTGGTAGCGGGCTTCCCTTGTCAGCCATTTTCTATTGCCGGTGTATCCAAGAAAAATTCACTGGGTCGTCCCCACGGTTTTCATGACGCTACACAAGGCACGCTGTTCTTTGATGTTGCACAGATGATAGAACATCACAGACCAAAGGCATTTCTGCTTGAAAATGTGAAGAATCTGTTAAGCCATGATAAGGGAAACACCTTCAAGGTAATCATGAGAACGTTACAAGAAGAACTGGGTTACCATGTTGATTTCCGGGTTATTGATGCAAAGCATTTTGTTCCTCAGCACAGGGAGCGTATATTCATTGTAGGATTCCGTGATGATGTCGGATTTGCCTTCAAACACATGATGTTCCCCCAGTCTGGGCCAAAACTCGGTTCGATTCTACATCAGGAAAATGGAACAGAAGAGCCTGAACCCCCGTACACGGAAGCGCCAGAGGGCAGAGTGGCAGACAAATACACATTGAGTGACCGGCTGTGGGAATACCTTCAAAACTACGCGGAGAAGCACAGGGCAAAGGGAAATGGATTTGGTTATGGGTTGTTTGGTCCTGAAGACATAGCACGTACTCTATCTGCACGGTACTACAAGGATGGTTCGGAAATTCTGATCAGGCAGGAAGGCAGGAACCCACGGAGGCTGACTCCACGCGAATGTGCAAGACTGATGGGGTTCGATAAGCCGGGGCAACAATCCTTTGTGATTCCTGTTTCCGACACTCAGGCGTATAAGCAATTTGGAAATTCAGTTGCTGTACCTGTTGTTGAGGCTGTAGCAGCACATATGCTCCCGTACATTTTCAAGGTAATGAGAACGGCCAAGGATACGGATCAAGTTGAAATGCTTTTTGAGAAGGCTGAAGCCTATGTCTGA
- a CDS encoding macro domain-containing protein produces MKVPFFGKKILHTFYGFLSVISVLTSIVFLFVEIDPKWKGAIGGGVLALLVLVYIGTWIHATLRRSIKLTINTSEIEVKFGDIFSEEANLKVVAFNEYFDTLVDEKVISSNSLNGIYIKKFYQGKVADLDGIISLDTHLPEMISYKNVERPVGKKVAYRLGTICTVDDYLLTAFSRFDKSNQAYLEMNDYISCLLNFWNEIDRVYAGRTVAIPVLGSGITRFRGYEHISDQELLELIIWTFKVSRIKFKYPSTVKIVVWKKKKEKINLLKLKDLQSRN; encoded by the coding sequence ATGAAAGTCCCGTTTTTTGGTAAAAAGATACTGCATACTTTCTATGGATTTCTAAGTGTAATAAGCGTTCTTACTTCTATTGTTTTTCTTTTTGTTGAAATAGATCCTAAATGGAAAGGCGCCATTGGTGGAGGGGTACTGGCATTGCTGGTTCTTGTTTACATCGGAACCTGGATTCATGCTACTCTGCGCCGAAGCATAAAACTAACGATTAACACCTCAGAGATTGAGGTGAAGTTTGGTGATATTTTTTCTGAGGAAGCCAATCTAAAGGTAGTTGCTTTTAATGAATATTTCGACACGCTGGTGGACGAGAAAGTCATTTCAAGCAATTCACTCAATGGAATATATATTAAGAAATTCTATCAAGGAAAAGTCGCTGATTTAGACGGAATTATCTCTTTGGACACCCACCTGCCGGAGATGATCTCCTACAAAAATGTAGAAAGGCCTGTCGGAAAGAAGGTTGCATATAGACTTGGAACAATATGCACAGTAGACGATTATCTTCTGACGGCGTTCTCACGCTTCGATAAAAGTAACCAAGCGTATCTTGAAATGAACGATTACATAAGCTGCCTGTTGAATTTCTGGAATGAAATAGATAGGGTTTATGCAGGGAGAACAGTTGCCATACCCGTTCTAGGCTCCGGAATCACTCGCTTTAGAGGTTACGAGCATATTTCAGATCAAGAATTGCTTGAACTCATTATATGGACATTTAAGGTGAGTCGTATAAAATTCAAGTATCCATCTACGGTGAAGATCGTGGTCTGGAAGAAAAAAAAAGAAAAGATAAACCTGCTCAAGCTGAAGGACTTACAATCGCGAAATTAG
- a CDS encoding recombinase family protein gives MPRTLDELEIGFRSITENFENSTPIGKFALQFKAAVTELELESGKENYHDQQAR, from the coding sequence ATGCCACGAACGCTTGATGAACTTGAAATTGGCTTTCGATCCATCACTGAGAACTTCGAGAATAGTACACCTATCGGCAAATTCGCCCTTCAATTTAAGGCAGCAGTAACCGAATTAGAGCTTGAAAGTGGGAAGGAAAATTATCATGACCAACAAGCCCGTTAA
- a CDS encoding recombinase family protein yields the protein MILLNIVERLVTYNITFRSFSENFDTSTSMGKFALQMMGAVGLERNTIVDNVKMGMKQRAKKGEHNGKLPLVIATSPFEQRKTLLHLFIKRITMNTSKKIETIELSFDENVDSYFSAPVAVAAGDSFQRKQERKWEKIEIAI from the coding sequence TTGATTTTACTTAACATCGTAGAACGATTAGTAACGTACAACATTACCTTCCGTTCCTTCTCAGAAAACTTCGACACAAGCACATCTATGGGTAAGTTCGCCCTTCAAATGATGGGCGCGGTCGGTCTTGAACGAAACACGATTGTCGATAACGTAAAAATGGGAATGAAACAAAGAGCAAAGAAGGGGGAACATAACGGTAAACTGCCGCTGGTTATCGCCACATCACCGTTCGAACAGCGAAAAACGTTACTACACTTGTTCATCAAGCGAATTACGATGAATACAAGCAAGAAGATCGAGACTATTGAACTGAGCTTCGATGAAAACGTGGATTCCTACTTCTCGGCTCCCGTCGCAGTAGCGGCGGGAGATTCATTCCAGCGAAAACAAGAAAGGAAGTGGGAGAAAATCGAAATCGCCATCTGA
- a CDS encoding Abi family protein, whose protein sequence is MKRASKEDLLKFKQSLSTHNGIENKNEVAATIEEPPIISKAPVINLLEKAKLKEKLSVDEQIEYLKFKGITFNHYNESLAKEILTERTYYYKVTAFRKNFSKDNDNKYTNVDFSVLNDLATIDMHFRYLFLKLSLDIEHNIKSLIIRLITDSDEDGFKIIDEYKAYELESYREKLIKRDLSLEEIENKIKKYETLDKKLLEAYKSQRDYSYDLIVKRKNKPSIWVLIELMSFGQLCFFIKFYVHKKKYKYKELRLANSLLFDSKNIRDSSAHSRPIIFNIVGPNQFLIADEKRIKLQVRNYLTQNSKLSNSITNIRLRNLKVHDISALIYLHDYYVKGKISRIQRKKELVDLIKRCRLKKNYYEEHQEFGEILNILFKLVRNYKVNT, encoded by the coding sequence TTGAAAAGAGCATCCAAAGAGGATTTATTAAAATTCAAACAATCTTTAAGCACACATAATGGAATAGAGAATAAAAATGAGGTTGCAGCTACAATAGAAGAGCCTCCGATTATTAGCAAGGCACCTGTTATTAATTTGTTGGAAAAGGCAAAATTAAAAGAAAAGCTATCAGTAGATGAGCAAATTGAGTACTTAAAATTTAAAGGTATTACTTTCAATCACTATAATGAATCTTTAGCTAAAGAAATACTAACGGAGCGAACTTACTATTATAAAGTTACTGCTTTCAGAAAAAATTTTAGTAAAGATAATGATAACAAATATACAAATGTTGATTTTTCAGTTTTGAATGACTTAGCTACAATTGACATGCACTTTAGGTATTTATTCTTAAAGTTGTCTTTAGATATTGAACATAATATAAAGTCATTAATTATTCGCTTAATAACTGACAGCGACGAAGATGGTTTTAAAATCATTGATGAGTATAAAGCATATGAGTTAGAAAGTTATAGAGAAAAACTTATCAAAAGAGATCTATCACTAGAAGAAATTGAAAATAAAATCAAAAAGTATGAAACTCTGGATAAAAAGTTATTGGAGGCATATAAGTCCCAAAGAGATTATAGCTACGATTTAATTGTCAAAAGAAAAAATAAGCCGTCTATTTGGGTGTTAATCGAATTAATGTCTTTTGGTCAATTATGCTTCTTTATTAAATTTTATGTTCATAAAAAGAAATATAAGTATAAAGAATTAAGACTGGCGAATAGCCTATTATTTGATTCAAAAAATATAAGAGATTCTTCTGCTCATAGTAGGCCTATTATTTTTAATATTGTAGGACCTAATCAATTTTTAATAGCAGATGAAAAGCGTATTAAATTGCAAGTTCGAAATTACTTAACTCAAAACTCTAAGTTGAGTAATTCAATCACTAATATCCGTCTTAGAAACCTTAAAGTACATGATATTAGTGCGTTAATATACTTGCATGATTATTATGTTAAAGGTAAGATTTCAAGAATTCAACGTAAGAAAGAATTAGTGGATCTTATTAAAAGATGTAGATTGAAGAAAAATTACTATGAAGAACATCAGGAGTTTGGAGAAATACTAAATATCCTATTCAAATTGGTTAGAAATTATAAAGTGAATACTTAA
- a CDS encoding recombinase family protein, which yields MDRKPISSSSSVRGILANVNYIGKIRFIAHEKFNGVSSDHSKQVVQGSHEPIISMELWNEVQELMKHRYTITNKSHYSKLFIDRAVKMPFMRKWHGSFPRYRNVLLGRGS from the coding sequence ATGGATCGAAAGCCAATTTCAAGTTCATCAAGCGTTCGTGGCATCCTAGCCAACGTTAATTACATCGGAAAGATTCGGTTCATTGCACACGAGAAGTTTAACGGAGTGTCCAGTGACCATTCAAAACAGGTTGTGCAAGGCTCGCACGAGCCAATTATCAGCATGGAGCTATGGAACGAAGTACAAGAGCTTATGAAGCATCGCTACACGATCACCAACAAAAGCCATTACTCGAAATTATTCATTGACCGGGCTGTTAAAATGCCCTTTATGCGGAAGTGGCATGGTTCCTTTCCAAGATATAGAAATGTATTATTAGGGAGGGGGTCATAA
- a CDS encoding RadC family protein: protein MTINEFEKPAKRVQVVSLRLVREKTSILYPQRRIYRAGDAADLFRQFLGDFDREAFCILTLDTKNQPTAIHMVSCGTLNASLVHPRETYKLAILANAASIIGCHNHPSGDPTPSSEDVEITERIRDAGLLMGIELLDHIVLGEGNFVSLKERGLM from the coding sequence ATGACGATAAACGAATTTGAAAAGCCAGCGAAAAGGGTTCAGGTGGTGAGCCTGCGGCTGGTTCGTGAGAAAACGTCCATCCTGTATCCGCAACGAAGAATCTACAGGGCGGGCGATGCCGCTGACTTATTCCGCCAATTTCTCGGTGATTTTGACCGGGAAGCGTTCTGCATCCTCACTTTGGACACCAAGAACCAGCCAACAGCCATCCACATGGTATCCTGCGGGACGCTCAATGCCTCGCTGGTGCACCCGAGGGAAACCTACAAACTCGCCATTCTCGCCAATGCCGCATCCATCATCGGATGCCACAACCATCCGAGCGGAGACCCGACGCCAAGCTCCGAAGATGTCGAAATCACCGAACGCATCCGGGATGCGGGTTTGCTTATGGGGATCGAGCTTCTCGACCACATCGTGCTGGGAGAAGGGAACTTTGTCAGCCTGAAAGAACGAGGACTAATGTAA
- a CDS encoding phosphotransferase: MSFKLHKEKVVAECLNRLGVNEDEVTISKMINGGSGAIVAELLLHDKKMILKYTALEAEEQLYRNAQRERRFYKYGASQINIQAPNVVAEFEDDSFGIGLLMRSYQQTPHPSEWGNDLITNALTQISRLHSMFWGKEKEIQQITGEESYHHKFEYLKDEIAKSLEAWEHVYSVKNLNEYSPISKDKILHLLRNLEQLESVQFDITRTLIHGDFHMENCLMDESQEIVVADWQSPKAGVGAEDVGNFLARAELYGNPLSTNTYIALYKQLLENQLKPSFPLGEIEQICHSKRLLLHLFWSPRYVLYYPDHVLSRVLEAINESSNKIGINA, encoded by the coding sequence TTGAGTTTTAAACTACATAAAGAAAAAGTTGTAGCTGAATGTTTAAATAGGTTAGGGGTCAACGAAGATGAAGTAACGATATCAAAAATGATAAACGGTGGAAGTGGTGCAATCGTTGCAGAACTACTTCTTCATGATAAAAAGATGATTTTGAAATATACAGCACTAGAAGCTGAAGAGCAATTGTATAGAAACGCCCAAAGGGAAAGAAGGTTTTACAAGTATGGGGCTTCACAGATTAATATACAAGCACCCAATGTTGTTGCCGAATTCGAGGACGATTCTTTTGGGATTGGTCTGCTCATGCGATCGTATCAACAAACACCGCATCCAAGCGAGTGGGGAAATGATTTAATAACCAATGCATTGACGCAAATATCAAGACTGCATTCTATGTTTTGGGGAAAAGAAAAAGAAATTCAACAAATAACAGGTGAGGAATCATATCACCATAAATTTGAATATCTAAAAGATGAAATTGCTAAATCACTAGAAGCATGGGAACATGTATACTCCGTAAAAAACCTCAACGAATATTCACCGATAAGCAAGGATAAAATTTTGCATCTCTTAAGAAACTTGGAACAACTCGAAAGCGTTCAATTTGATATCACTCGTACTTTAATACACGGCGACTTCCATATGGAAAACTGTTTAATGGATGAGAGTCAAGAGATAGTAGTAGCCGATTGGCAATCGCCTAAAGCAGGGGTAGGGGCTGAGGATGTAGGTAACTTCTTAGCGCGAGCGGAATTATACGGCAATCCACTTTCAACTAACACATACATTGCTTTGTACAAACAGTTGCTGGAGAATCAACTGAAGCCTTCTTTTCCTTTAGGCGAAATCGAACAGATATGTCATTCCAAGAGGTTACTTCTACATTTATTCTGGTCACCTAGATATGTTTTGTATTATCCTGATCATGTACTTAGCCGAGTTTTAGAGGCGATCAATGAATCGTCCAATAAGATAGGGATCAATGCAT
- a CDS encoding recombinase family protein: MTNKPVKVAIYARVSTEDQAEQGYSIDAQLDTLRKYCGLYKKEVYKEYVDAGISGKSIVGRYELQQLLKEAEERKFDEVIVWKFNRMARKNIDFT, from the coding sequence ATGACCAACAAGCCCGTTAAAGTGGCCATTTACGCGCGTGTGAGCACCGAAGACCAAGCCGAGCAAGGCTATAGCATCGATGCCCAACTCGACACCTTGCGTAAATACTGCGGATTATATAAGAAAGAGGTCTATAAAGAGTACGTGGATGCGGGGATAAGCGGCAAAAGCATCGTCGGCAGATACGAACTGCAACAGCTTCTGAAGGAGGCGGAAGAAAGGAAATTCGACGAGGTTATCGTCTGGAAGTTTAACCGCATGGCTCGAAAAAACATTGATTTTACTTAA
- a CDS encoding very short patch repair endonuclease, with translation MSDIVSPETRSRMMSGIKGKDTKPEMILRQGLHKLGFRYKLHDRNLPGKPDMVFPRYKAVIFANGCFWHGHSCHLFKWPSSNEEFWRNKINRNMEVDGETVARLQEMGWRVGIVWECSLKGKYRINSEEVIELCAQWLHTTDMASIEIGGQC, from the coding sequence ATGTCTGATATCGTTTCACCTGAGACAAGAAGTCGAATGATGTCCGGTATCAAGGGCAAAGATACAAAACCTGAAATGATTCTCAGGCAAGGCCTTCACAAGCTGGGCTTCAGGTATAAACTTCACGACCGGAACTTGCCGGGAAAACCAGACATGGTCTTCCCCCGGTACAAGGCGGTCATTTTTGCAAATGGCTGTTTCTGGCATGGACATTCCTGTCATTTGTTCAAATGGCCCTCTTCAAATGAGGAATTTTGGCGTAACAAGATAAATCGGAACATGGAAGTGGACGGTGAGACCGTGGCTCGCCTTCAGGAGATGGGCTGGAGGGTTGGAATTGTATGGGAATGTTCCCTGAAAGGGAAATACCGCATCAACAGCGAAGAAGTAATAGAGCTATGTGCCCAATGGTTGCACACGACGGATATGGCATCGATAGAGATTGGTGGGCAATGCTGA
- a CDS encoding type II restriction endonuclease: MKRGFLSQYFEGVAIKRLSAVEANRSKSNQHEFNGVRLLRNLLGNGERSFTARFMWLSGENEGITSEGKVTWYDSRKRQAHRAAEYRLYFNSNPVMDGAKEGDLLIVAKRPDEEIYIIVVPADSTFENQLLWLFDVELTDKQFTYQSFEAGNDPEVDFVVRYILEELGIEVSDPDGSYLDSIIEPYLKSGFPSTSVFSMVARKTLKDVSPIEEPDQTLLKWIEHEEKLFKRLERHMVARRLEAGFRDEGATDVEGFIQFSLSVHNRRKSRVGYALENHLEEIFKVHNMTYSRTPVTENKSKPDFLFPHIDNYRDMSFPESRLTMLGVKSTCKDRWRQVLAEAQRIRNKHLFTLEPGISENQTDEMQASNLQLILPKRLHETYKPNQQSWLMDLNSFIQLAKERQ; this comes from the coding sequence ATGAAGAGAGGTTTTCTTTCGCAGTATTTTGAAGGGGTAGCAATAAAACGACTTAGTGCAGTAGAGGCGAATCGTTCTAAGTCCAACCAACATGAGTTTAACGGAGTCAGGCTCCTGAGGAATCTGTTGGGAAATGGGGAGAGATCATTCACAGCCCGGTTTATGTGGCTGTCTGGCGAAAATGAGGGAATTACATCTGAGGGGAAAGTAACTTGGTATGACTCAAGAAAGAGACAAGCCCACAGGGCAGCTGAATACAGGTTATATTTTAACAGTAATCCAGTAATGGATGGTGCCAAAGAGGGCGACCTTCTTATAGTTGCTAAAAGACCTGATGAAGAGATTTATATTATTGTAGTCCCTGCAGATAGTACATTCGAGAATCAACTGTTGTGGCTGTTTGATGTTGAACTGACTGACAAGCAGTTCACGTATCAGTCTTTTGAAGCGGGTAATGATCCAGAAGTTGATTTTGTTGTTCGCTATATTCTCGAGGAGTTGGGTATTGAAGTCTCGGACCCCGATGGTAGCTACCTTGACAGTATAATCGAACCTTATTTAAAATCAGGCTTCCCTAGTACGTCGGTGTTCTCGATGGTAGCCCGAAAGACACTCAAGGATGTTTCACCGATTGAGGAACCGGACCAAACCCTACTAAAGTGGATTGAACATGAAGAAAAACTCTTCAAACGTCTTGAACGCCATATGGTTGCTAGAAGGCTCGAAGCGGGATTCCGGGATGAAGGAGCAACTGATGTTGAAGGATTTATCCAGTTCTCCCTCAGTGTTCATAATCGAAGAAAATCGCGTGTGGGTTATGCTCTAGAGAACCATCTGGAGGAAATTTTCAAGGTTCATAACATGACTTATTCTCGAACGCCAGTAACGGAAAATAAGTCCAAACCAGATTTTCTATTTCCGCATATCGACAATTATCGTGACATGTCGTTCCCTGAATCCAGATTGACTATGTTAGGCGTCAAGTCCACCTGTAAGGACAGATGGCGGCAGGTATTGGCTGAAGCTCAGCGGATTCGGAATAAGCACCTTTTTACACTCGAACCAGGAATCAGTGAGAACCAGACTGATGAAATGCAAGCGAGCAATTTGCAGCTTATCTTACCCAAGCGGCTGCATGAAACATACAAACCCAATCAGCAAAGCTGGCTGATGGACCTGAATTCATTTATTCAGCTTGCCAAAGAGAGACAATAA
- a CDS encoding toll/interleukin-1 receptor domain-containing protein, with translation MAENNPKVFISYCQESIDFSDKVLKLSNKLRSEGIDTVLDQYEESPSEGWPRWMENSISESDYVLIICTQEYLNRLMGKADRGVGRGVKWESNIIYQHLYNDDTINERFIPIVFNGSDTAFIPMPLQGTTYYEVSRSDKYDSLYWRLRGINKREKPKLGKLRPLPVKERKSLFITSPIDLESWDKAIWRGAAFLLDVGDEEPPCLLLPYAKGFYAKKIFKNWILMHGKEDKNDEIRISIVEGDIPGEESGYTIHISSNIDRVAKRMEEQGLELNESLIMSISRLQRANPTDGFKMFNMFKARYKKHQKYVLMPAVLDEKNRRIKPLTEYGILKHELLFRHACDIGEHDLDAIVIQRNKPWKQL, from the coding sequence ATGGCTGAAAACAACCCGAAGGTATTTATTAGTTACTGCCAAGAGAGCATCGATTTTTCAGATAAGGTTCTGAAATTATCTAATAAGTTACGCAGTGAAGGTATAGATACAGTATTGGACCAGTATGAAGAGTCACCTAGCGAGGGATGGCCGAGATGGATGGAAAATTCAATTAGTGAGTCAGACTACGTCCTTATAATCTGCACCCAAGAGTATTTGAACAGATTAATGGGCAAGGCTGATAGAGGAGTGGGTAGAGGAGTAAAGTGGGAAAGCAATATTATTTATCAGCATCTTTATAATGATGATACTATTAACGAAAGATTTATCCCTATTGTATTCAACGGATCGGATACTGCATTCATTCCAATGCCTCTTCAAGGAACTACATATTACGAAGTATCAAGATCGGACAAATACGACAGCCTGTATTGGCGCTTACGCGGAATAAATAAAAGAGAGAAGCCTAAGTTAGGTAAATTAAGGCCATTACCAGTAAAAGAAAGAAAATCTCTATTTATTACCTCGCCAATTGATTTAGAATCTTGGGATAAGGCAATTTGGAGAGGAGCTGCCTTTCTTTTGGATGTAGGGGATGAGGAACCTCCGTGCTTACTACTTCCATATGCGAAAGGATTTTATGCTAAAAAAATATTTAAAAACTGGATTTTAATGCATGGTAAAGAAGACAAAAATGATGAGATAAGAATATCGATTGTCGAGGGTGATATTCCGGGTGAAGAATCCGGTTATACAATACACATTAGTTCCAATATTGACCGAGTAGCAAAGAGAATGGAAGAACAGGGGCTTGAATTAAATGAGAGCCTAATAATGTCAATATCTAGATTGCAGCGTGCTAATCCTACAGATGGTTTCAAAATGTTTAATATGTTTAAAGCAAGGTATAAAAAGCACCAAAAGTATGTTCTGATGCCTGCTGTACTTGACGAAAAGAACCGGAGAATTAAACCACTTACTGAGTACGGAATATTGAAGCATGAATTACTTTTTAGACATGCTTGTGACATTGGTGAGCATGATCTCGATGCGATAGTTATTCAAAGGAATAAGCCCTGGAAACAGCTATAA